One Cyclopterus lumpus isolate fCycLum1 chromosome 7, fCycLum1.pri, whole genome shotgun sequence DNA window includes the following coding sequences:
- the bpifcl gene encoding bactericidal permeability-increasing protein translates to MLPPVIVVLMLISFTCGENPAVQVILTNKGLQYAKHVGAGWIQERLDRVTLPDISGKILGSIYYTFSGVTITRCDFPEPSVEFYQNVTGFKSSISGLSVAVSGRWMTHFGLIHDGGSFDMAIFNMDVSSVVELGKDADGHLSVASVHCEAQVGNVDMQFRGGASWIFQPFVEHFKGRIKGEIEARVCPYVEESIVNLEYHLQAMKVSLNVDENFTFDLPLTGIPLINASSMNLGLKGEFYDIQTHTEPPFEAQPFSVPEQPGYMLSVGLSEFTLNSASYVFYSAGLLQVLITDSMIPPYFHVHLNTSWMGPYIPQLPKMFPGLLMTLQIYAREVPMFSFQPGVVQMGFQGAVKAFAIQPNGTQTPLFKLNVDSKLSGKVWLAGGRLKGSVTLENFTVTLAASEVGTFETDVLEHLMKAGMMLAVGKLNVELGKGVVLPRMMHAQLINTVLGIEKGFITISSDAQVVLTDRGFN, encoded by the exons ATGCTCCCACCGGTGATAGTGGTGCTCATGCTCATCTCCTTCACCTGTGGAGAAAATCCTGCAGTACAAGTCATCTTGACTAATAAAGGACTTCAGTACG CAAAGCATGTAGGTGCCGGATGGATTCAGGAGAGGTTGGATCGTGTCACCCTCCCTGACATTAGTGGTAAAATCTTGGGCAGCATATACTACACATTCTCCGG AGTGACCATTACAAGGTGTGACTTTCCAGAGCCGTCGGTTGAGTTCTATCAGAACGTCACAGGGTTCAAGTCCTCCATCTCAGGCCTCAGTGTTGCAGTAAGCGGCAGGTGGATGACACACTTTGGCCTAAT ACATGACGGGGGATCATTCGACATGGCTATATTTAATATGGATGTGAGCTCTGTGGTGGAGCTGGGGAAAGATGCTGACGGGCATCTGTCTGTCGCCAGTGTCCACTGTGAAGCTCAGGTTGGAAACGTGGACATGCAATTTCGCGGTGGAGCAAG TTGGATCTTCCAGCCTTTTGTGGAGCATTTCAAGGGCCGTATCAAGGGTGAAATAGAGGCCAGA GTTTGCCCTTATGTGGAGGAGTCCATTGTGAACTTGGAGTACCACCTACAGGCCATGAAAG TTTCTCTGAATGTGGATGAAAACTTTACTTTTGACCTCCCTCTCACCGGCATACCCCTCATCAATGCTTCAAGTATGAATCTAGGTCTTAAG GGAGAGTTCTACGATATCCAAACCCATACAGAACCTCCCTTTGAGGCGCAGCCTTTCAGCGTACCCGAGCAGCCGGGCTACATGCTGTCAGTGGGCCTGTCTGAGTTCACTCTGAACTCTGCCTCGTATGTTTTCTACTCAGCTGGCCTGCTTCAGGTCCTCATCACCGACAGCATG ATACCTCCATACTTCCATGTGCACCTGAACACCAGCTGGATGGGGCCTTACATTCCTCAG CTTCCCAAGATGTTTCCCGGActtctgatgactctgcagatTTATGCCAGAGAAGTGCCAATGTTTTCCTTCCAGCCGGGTGTTGTTCAAATGGGTTTTCAGGGCGCTGTTAAGGCCTTCGCCATCCAACCAAATGGTACCCAGACCCCGCTGTTCAAACTCAATGTT GACTCCAAACTCAGCGGTAAAGTGTGGCTCGCTGGAGGCAGACTGAAGGGCTCCGTGACACTGGAGAA CTTTACGGTGACGCTGGCGGCGAGTGAAGTGGGAACCTTTGAG ACCGACGTATTGGAACACTTAATGAAGGCAGGAATGATGTTAGCTGTGGGAAAACTGAACG TGGAACTGGGCAAAGGTGTTGTTTTACCCAGAATGATGCACGCACAGCTGATCAACACAGTCCTGGGGATTGAAAAG gGATTCATAACCATCTCTTCCGATGCTCAGGTGGTGCTGACAGACAGAGGCTTCAACTGA
- the LOC117733390 gene encoding PRELI domain containing protein 3B-like — protein sequence MKIWASEHIFNHPWETVTKAAMQKYPNPMNPGVFGVDVLDRSVDTEGRLHSTRLLSTEWGLPAMAKSLIGVTRTCTYVQEHSVVDPREKSFELKSTNISFTNLVSVDEKLTYKPHPQDPEKTVLTQEALISVKGISLSSYLEGLMAKTISTNAGKGREAMEWVIRRLNTEIEELAATARGTLRAPMAAAVTDK from the exons ATGAAGATCTGGGCTTCAGAGCACATTTTCAA CCATCCATGGGAGACGGTGACCAAGGCGGCGATGCAGAAGTACCCCAACCCCATGAACCCCGGCGTGTTTGGTGTGGATGTCCTGGACAGAAGCGTGGACACAGAGGGCCGGTTACACAGCACCAGGCTGCTCAGCACAGAGTGGGGGCTTCCCGCCATGGCCAAGTCT CTCATCGGGGTAACGAGAACATGCACTTATGTTCAGGAACATTCAGTTGTGGACCCCAGAGAGAAGAGCTTTGAGCTGAAATCTACAAAT ATCTCCTTCACTAACCTGGTGTCTGTGGATGAGAAGTTGACGTACAAGCCACATCCGCAGGATCCTGAAAA GACGGTGCTGACACAGGAAGCTCTGATCAGTGTGAAAGGCATCAGTCTGAGTAGCTACCTCGAGGGTCTCATGGCCAAGACCATCTCTACAAACGCCGGCAAG ggTCGGGAGGCAATGGAGTGGGTCATCAGGCGATTAAACACAGAAATCGAGGAGTTGGCGGCGACCGCTCGTGGAACTTTACGTGCTCCGATGGCGGCAGCAGTCACAGACAAATGA
- the actr5 gene encoding actin-related protein 5, with translation MASKKEPVYQIFSFQDCKTSPDPIFETPAQCLTPTSAPIVIDNGSFQTRAGWAAPAAEFDSPRLLFKSVTARSRGAARSETQIGNDIPNLEPLRWLLKSQFDRNVVVNFEIQELMFDYVFTHLGIGSEGSVPHPIVLTEAPCNPLHCRQMMSELLFECYRVPYVSYGVDSLYSFYNNSTQRSLQPPQTGIVLSSGYHCSHILPVIDGRFDALNCQRVNAAGSQAASYLQRLLQLKYPGHLAAITLSRVEELLHEHSYTAVDYNEELEKWRSPEFYEREVHRMQLPFSGKVPGSCVSVEERQERRAQQLRRLQEINARRREEKLLQDQERLDRLLAVQELLEDGLLDQFHKNLVELNMDSAEELQSYINKLQLAVEQGRQKLLHSDGAEGKTEVSELESPMDEGDGVALIDPDFPEDTLPEKPANVIQPVFNMAEYHQLFVGTERLRCPEIMFQPSPTGEDQMGLMETLQYVLARYTPEQQEALVSNVFLTGGNMQYPGMKQRVERELLAMRPFQSHFKVTMALRPALDAWYGARDWALQHPPSGEGGAAEGWISRQEYEEKGGEYLSEHCASNVFVPIKITKPVPARPTEPSVTTPTSTGASAAVTMVTSDLIPPCSTVAANVTLVSS, from the exons ATGGCTTCCAAAAAGGAACCGGTCTATCAAATTTTCTCATTTCAGGACTGTAAAACATCTCCCGACCCCATTTTTGAAACCCCCGCCCAGTGCCTGACCCCTACATCGGCCCCTATAGTGATCGATAACGGCTCCTTCCAGACCCGGGCCGGCTGGGCGGCTCCAGCGGCGGAGTTTGACTCTCCGCGGCTGCTCTTCAAGTCGGTGACCGCGCGCAGCAGAGGGGCCGCCCGCAGCGAGACCCAGATCGGTAACGACATCCCGAACCTGGAGCCGCTGAGGTGGCTCCTGAAGAGCCAGTTTGACCGAAACGTGGTGGTCAACTTCGAGATCCAGGAGCTCATGTTCGACTATGTGTTCACTCACTTGGGCATCGGCTCAGAG GGCAGTGTGCCACACCCCATTGTGCTGACAGAGGCGCCCTGCAACCCGCTGCACTGTCGGCAGATGATGTCAGAGTTGCTGTTTGAGTGCTACCGCGTCCCGTACGTCTCCTACGGCGTGGACAGTTTGTACAGTTTCTACAACAATAGCACTCAAAGGAGCCTCCAGCCACCACAAACTGGCATCGTTCTGTCCTCAGGATACCACTGCTCTCACATCCTGCCGGTTATCGACGGCAG GTTTGATGCGTTGAACTGTCAGCGTGTGAATGCGGCAGGGAGCCAGGCAGCGTCCTACCTGCAGCGCCTCCTCCAGCTGAAATACCCAGGTCACCTCGCCGCCATCACACTCAGCCGTGTAGAGGAACTGCTGCATGAACACAGCTACACTGCTGTGGATTACAATGAAG AGCTGGAAAAGTGGCGCAGCCCAGAGTTTTATGAGCGGGAGGTTCACCGCATGCAGCTTCCTTTCTCCGGTAAGGTGCCGGGCAGCTGCGTGAGTGtggaggagaggcaggagagacgAGCCCAGCAGCTTCGACGGCTTCAGGAGATCAACGCTCGTCGCCGGGAGGAGAAGCTGCTGCAGGACCAAGAGAGGCTGGACAGACTTCTGGCAGTGCAG gaaCTGCTGGAGGACGGCCTGTTGGATCAGTTTCATAAGAACTTGGTGGAGCTCAACATGGACTCGGCCGAGGAGCTGCAGTCGTACATCAACAAACTGCAGCTGGCTGTGGAGCAGGGCCGACAGAAACTGCTGCATAGCGACGGAGCGGAGGGAAAGACTGAG GTGTCTGAGCTGGAGTCGCCGATGGACGAGGGAGATGGAGTGGCGCTGATTGATCCTGACTTCCCTGAGGACACGCTGCCAGAGaaacctgctaatgtcattcag CCCGTGTTCAACATGGCAGAGTACCACCAGCTGTTTGTAGGGACGGAGCGTCTGCGGTGTCCAGAGATCATGTTCCAGCCCTCTCCAACCGGAGAGGACCAGATGGGACTGATGGAGACGTTGCAGTACGTCCTTGCCAG GTACACACCGGAGCAGCAGGAGGCGCTGGTGAGCAATGTGTTTCTGACAGGAGGGAACATGCAGTACCCCGGTATGAAGCagagggtggagagagaacTGCTGGCTATGAGGCCCTTCCAGTCACACTTTAAG GTGACAATGGCGTTGCGGCCGGCCCTGGACGCCTGGTACGGGGCGAGAGACTGGGCCTTGCAGCATCCACCTAgcggagagggaggagcagcagagggctGGATCAGCAGACAGGAGTACGAGGAGAAAGGGGGCGAGTACCTGAGCGAGCACTGTGCTTCTAATGTCTTTGTTCCCATTAAAATCACCAAACCAGTTCCAGCTCGCCCCACCGAGCCCTCTGTTACCACCCCGACATCTACCGGAGCTTCTGCTGCTGTCACCATGGTTACGTCTGACCTGATCCCCCCCTGTTCTACTGTTGCTGCTAATGTTACTTTGGTTTCCTCCTAA
- the ndufa4l2a gene encoding NADH dehydrogenase [ubiquinone] 1 alpha subcomplex subunit 4-like 2, translating into MVFRTVVQHAKRHPGLIPQFFFIGLGMGGASLYLVRLAKGPHVTWNKTNNPEPWNKLDPTYQYKFVAIGTDYKSLKKDGPDF; encoded by the exons ATGGTATTCCGGACAGTGGTACAGCATGCTAAGAGACACCCTGGG CTCATCCCCCAGTTCTTCTTCATCGGTCTGGGAATGGGCGGGGCATCTCTGTATCTGGTCCGATTGGCTAAAGGACCCCATGTCAC CTGGAACAAGACCAATAACCCAGAGCCATGGAATAAACTTGATCCCACGTACCAGTACAAG TTTGTGGCCATCGGCACCGACTACAAAAGCCTAAAGAAAGATGGACCCGACTTCTGA